One Phoenix dactylifera cultivar Barhee BC4 chromosome 8, palm_55x_up_171113_PBpolish2nd_filt_p, whole genome shotgun sequence genomic window carries:
- the LOC103701535 gene encoding probable methyltransferase PMT2 produces the protein MALKGNAADGRTRSSMSIIIVVGLCCFFYVLGVWQRSGFGKGDRIAAQITEQTECAISPNLNFETHHSGGGVPNDDDSEVKTFEPCNDRYTDYTPCQDQRRAMTFPRDNMIYRERHCPPEQEKLYCLIPAPKGYVAPFPWPKSRDYVPYANVPYKSLTVEKAVQNWVQYEGNVFRFPGGGTQFPQGADKYIDQLASVIPIANGTVRTALDTGCGVASWGAYLLKRNVLAMSFAPRDSHEAQVQFALERGVPAVIGVLGSIKLPYPARAFDMAHCSRCLIPWGSNDGMYMVEVDRVLRPGGYWVLSGPPINWKSNYKAWQRTKEDLEEEQRKIEEIAELLCWEKISEKGEIAIWQKRINADSCPGRQDESHVNMCESTNADDVWYKKMEACINRYPEVNSPEEVAGGELRPFPDRLNSIPPRISSGSVPGFSAESYQKDNKLWQKHVKTYKKVNKLLNTGRYRNIMDMNAALGSFAAAIESPKLWVMNVVPTIAELSTLGVIYERGLIGIYHDWCEAFSTYPRTYDLIHASGVFSLYQNKCKMEDILLEMDRILRPEGAIIFRDDVDVLIKVKRMVSGMRWSTRMADHEDGPLVSEKILFAVKQYWVGGSKNKTREQ, from the exons ATGGCTTTGAAGGGGAATGCAGCTGATGGCAGGACTCGGAGCTCCATGTCTATAATTATAGTGGTCGGTCTGTGTTGCTTCTTCTATGTCTTGGGTGTTTGGCAGAGGAGCGGTTTTGGGAAGGGGGATAGGATAGCAGCTCAGATAACTGAGCAGACTGAATGCGCTATCTCACCCAATCTTAATTTTGAGACCCATCATAGTGGAGGAGGCGTTCCTAATGATGATGATTCAGAAGTAAAAACTTTTGAGCCATGTAATGACCGTTATACTGATTACACTCCTTGTCAGGATCAAAGGCGTGCAATGACTTTTCCTAGAGATAACATGATTTATAGAGAGAGACATTGCCCCCCTGAACAGGAAAAGCTTTACTGTCTTATACCGGCACCCAAGGGATATGTGGCTCCATTTCCATGGCCTAAGAGCCGTGACTATGTTCCCTATGCCAATGTACCTTACAAGAGTTTGACAGTTGAGAAGGCTGTTCAGAACTGGGTGCAATATGAGggcaatgtttttaggttcccTGGTGGAGGAACACAGTTTCCTCAAGGGGCAGATAAATATATTGACCAACTTGCATCTGTTATTCCAATTGCGAATGGGACGGTCAGAACTGCATTGGACACTGGTTGTGGG GTGGCAAGCTGGGGTGCTTATCTACTGAAGAGGAATGTCTTAGCCATGTCGTTTGCACCAAGGGACTCGCATGAGGCACAGGTACAGTTTGCACTGGAAAGAGGCGTGCCTGCAGTTATTGGTGTTCTTGGATCTATAAAGCTCCCCTACCCAGCTAGAGCCTTTGATATGGCTCACTGTTCAAGATGCTTGATCCCATGGGGATCAAATG ATGGAATGTACATGGTGGAGGTGGATCGGGTTCTTCGCCCTGGTGGTTACTgggtgctttctggccctccaattAACTGGAAGAGTAACTACAAAGCATGGCAACGAACAAAGGAGGATCTTGAGGAGGAACAAAGAAAGATTGAAGAAATTGCTGAACTTCTGTGTTGGGAAAAAATTTCAGAGAAGGGTGAAATTGCCATATGGCAAAAGAGAATAAATGCTGATTCCTGTCCTGGGAGGCAAGATGAGTCCCATGTAAATATGTGTGAATCAACAAATGCAGATGATGTCTG GTACAAGAAGATGGAGGCTTGCATAAATCGTTATCCTGAGGTTAACAGTCCTGAAGAGGTTGCTGGAGGTGAACTGAGGCCATTCCCAGACAGGCTAAATTCTATTCCCCCTAGAATTTCGAGTGGTTCTGTGCCTGGCTTCTCTGCGGAGTCATATCAAAAAGACAATAAATTGTGGCAAAAGCATGTCAAAACTTATAAGAAAGTCAATAAGTTGCTTAACACTGGAAGGTATCGCAATATTATGGACATGAATGCAGCTTTGGGTAGTTTTGCTGCAGCAATTGAGTCtccaaaattatgggttatgaATGTTGTGCCTACTATTGCGGAGCTGTCCACTTTGGGTGTCATATATGAAAGAGGGTTAATAGGCATATATCATGACTG GTGTGAAGCCTTTTCGACTTACCCAAGGACATATGATCTTATACATGCCAGTGGTGTTTTCAGCTTGTACCAGAACAA GTGTAAAATGGAAGACATTCTCTTAGAGATGGACCGTATTTTGCGCCCAGAAGGTGCTATTATATTTCGCGATGATGTTGATGTCTTGATAAAGGTGAAGAGGATGGTCAGTGGCATGAGATGGAGCACAAGGATGGCAGATCATGAGGATGGCCCTCTTGTGTCTGAGAAGATATTGTTTGCCGTAAAGCAGTATTGGGTTGGTGGAAGCAAAAATAAAACACGCGAGCAGTAA